Within the Candidatus Babeliaceae bacterium genome, the region TTGGCTTATACGTAGCAAAAAAAGTTAAGCTCAAAAAGAAAACAGCAAAAATCAGTGGCGACATTGCCGGTAAAAACGGTTGCAACATTTCATAAGACAACATCACAATACGAGGCATAACCACCAACGGCCCAATAATCATCATACAAAAAAGCGTTGCTATAAAACCAAATGGTGTACCAAGCCTATCAAAAAAAACTCGATAATTTCCATTAAATGAAACAATGGCCAATAAGCCGAGCAAGGGCAAAATAACTCCCGTTACAATAAACCCCGCAAGCCCCGCCAAAACATTGCTACCAGACTCCATGCCAACACGTAACGGAAACATCAAATTACCAGCACCAAAAAGCATCGCAAATATAGTCAAGCTTGTCATAACAACAATAGATAAAAATTTCTTATTCATAAAATCTTTCAAGTAAAAAAGGAGAAAAAATAAAGGCTAAAAATAATAAAAAATATGAGGCTTACCGCCACATATTACACGAAAAAACGGCCGGACAACAACCCGCGCCATACAAAATACATGATACATGTGATGAGATAGATAATGAGATGGATGCTGCCTGAGCATTTCGCACGTCAGACTTACTGTGACTGCGAGTGGACATGATGACTCCTTAAGATGAATTATTAATAATTTCTCAAGATAACAAAATACCAAAAAAACGCAAGCGGATTCCCCTTGGCAAGTGACTCAATAACGGTTAGGATTATTAATAAAAACATCTCTTTACATATAAAAAAGGTAATTGTGAAAATACAAGAACAAAAGCCCACACCCGTCGTTACAGAACACGATGAAAACATACTTGTTGTTAAACGAACAGACCTATTCCCGGTTATTGCATGGCATGGCCTACAAGAAGTCGACCAAGCCTATTTTAGCAACATAATAAGCCAAAAAAAGCAATTTTTGCCGCGCTCCCAAATGGAGCTCGATCCTGAATATAAGCAGATTATCCCGTATCTTATTTTTACTTATGAAGATACGTTTTTCTTAATGCAACGCCAACCTCATGCAACCGAGCAGCGGCTTAAAAGTAAAATGAGTCTCGGTATTGGTGGTCACATCAGAGAGGAAGATATCACTGGTGACGATATTATCAGCTGGGCTACGCGCGAATTTGAAGAAGAAGTTGATTATAAAGGGTCTTATACAGTAGAACCGCTCGGCCTTCTCAATGACGATTCGAATGAAGTCGGTAAGGTTCATGTTGGATTTGTCTATCTCCTCCGCGGCGACTCCCCACTTATTAGCGTCAAATCAGAACTAAAAAGCGGAAGACTTGTCACGTTAGAAGAATGCGATATGCATTATGATACGCTGGAAACATGGTCACAAATTGTTGTTGATTTTCTTCTTGAGTGCTCAGAAGGCAGTGGCTGCTGCTGCTCAAAATAAGTAATTAGCTATATTAAAGAAGGGCACGGTTTTTCACCGTGCCCTTGTGCATTAAAATTATATTTTCTTTTAACAATGGATAACGCTTAAGCATTCGCTCATGCTTTAGTTTTTCACCCTCTTCATGGGAAGCTCCCCAACGTGTTACAATCCAGGGCGTATAATATTTCTTTAATATTTCAAAAATCTTTTTCGTTTTTTTAATATTATTATTATTTTGATCTCCGTCCACATAACAATAACTCATAAATCGCAACATAGAATCTACCGCAAATTTTTTAAAGCCAATGCCTATTCCTTCAGAAATTTGTAAAGATTTGAAAAATTGAAGAGGTGATTTATCTTGAAGTTCTAATTTTTCTTCATCAAGCCTCCCTATCATGTGCTTCCAAACGTCAGGAACGGCTTGCTTTAATTTATCAATATCATAAGCACATGCGCCTTTAAACGAAGCAGATAAACATACAATTGTTAAAAAATATCGTAACAATTTCATAAATTTCACCTTCGCGTTTTTGCTGAATCAACATAATAATAATACGTAGAACCGCCCCAACGGGATTTTGCGCCGCCGGTCCAAGAATGTATTGTAATTTTTTTCTTAATCACATAATTAATATAGTATTGGAACCACTTTTTCATCGATCCGGGATTACTTAATCCAATCTCACATGCGGCTTTATCTAAAATCTGTAAACATTCATTAATCAATTCTGAGCGCTTTTTTTGATTAATTTTTGTTGGCTTTTCATCATAAAGCGCTTCATACAAGACATATATGAACAAATCTTTTGAACAATTTTGATATTCAGGGTTAAAAATAACATCTAAAATTTTTCTACTTTTAGCATACGTACCATGACATTCGGTGCAAAAAGCAATATCCGTTGCATAACAATATCTAAAAAATTTGTTCCAGTCTTGTTCAAATTCTACAGCATTATAAAAAAAAGTTACCGCCGAGTACTCTTCAACTGTAAGAAGCGGGCACTTATCTTTACTCAAATCTTTAAATTTTAAATAATAATATTTAAACTTACTCATATTTTTTATATCAGCATGAGCATCTCTAAAGTGTGCCACCGTATTATAAACATGACTTGGCATGTCAGTTGCAGAAAAAAGCTGGCTCGATATTACTAAAGCTAAATTAAAAATATAATATTTTAAAAAACGCATAATTACCTCGATTAGTTATTATTACTGATTCTTCTAGTGATAAAAAATGACTCCAGCATAACAAAGCGTTCCATATTTTTTTTCTAAAGGAAATTCAATACCCGAATCTAATCTTGTTTTTTTAATAATATCGTCACCCGATTTATATAATTCAGTAAATTTGTTATATAAATGCATGAGCTCTAAACGCTTCTGCACACTTTTGCTTGAAGCAGATTCGTCCTTACATATCAATGCTGCTTTTTCTTCATCTGACAAAGGTCTTTCATAGATAACATTAAATAACCTATCATAAGCTTCATTATTGAGATTTGCTTGCCAAGCATGTCTAACGCAATATGGTACACCATCAAAGTGCTCTACATCTAATACAGAGCCTGTTATATACGGATATTCTGCATAAAAAGTCAAAATGTTTTTGGTTTTTTTAATATTATTATCATTTTGGTCACCAGTAATGTAGCAATAATCTAAAAACTTAAACCAATAATCAATTTCACATTGTTTATAACAGGCTTTAATCGCATCGGTTAATTTATCAGCTTTAACATATTCAATGCAGTATTTTTTTAAATACGCTTTATTTTCAAGCATATCTTCTACCCTGTACTTTAACGGCTCTGAAGCGATCTTTAACTTATCAATATCATAGGCGCATGCACCTTGAAATGAAGCCGATAAACATACAATTGTTAAAAAATATCGTAATAATTTCATAAATTTCTCCATCAATCTATTCTTATTATTTAAATAATTATATTACAAATATTATACTAATCTATAATTTTGTCAAATTTACATCTGTGTAATTATTCAAATAGAAAGCTGCCAGGGGTTATCATAGCGCATTTTCAAGAAAATTAGGCATAAAAAAAGCCCCGAGCATAGCTCGAGGCGTAATTTAATCCCTGGCAGTACCTACTCTTCCAGCCCGTTACCAGGCAAGTACAATCGGCGCTGTAGACTTAACTTCCGTATTCGGAATGGGAACGGGTGTGACCCCACAACTATACCCACCAGGAAAATCTTTAAAATTTGTATTACTAATCTTTTTTCTTATCTCTAAACTAATATAACCTAGATAAAAAAAGCCCCGAGTGTAACTCGAGGCCCTAATTTAATCCCTGGCAGTACCTACTCTTCCAGCCCGTTACCAGGCAAGTACAATCGGCGTTGTAGACTTAACTTCCGTATTCGGAATGGGAACGGGTGTGACCCTACAACTATACCCACCAAGGAAATTTTTCAAATTTTTATTTGTGTCTTGAAATACATGCAATGTAAACTTAATTCCCTAAAATTTTTATCGTTAGCAAAGACGTTTTATAAAAAACGTGATTAAAACATTCGATTTATTAGTACTGGTTAGCTGAACACATTACTGTGCTTACACACCCAGCCTATCGACCTCGTAGTCTTCAAGGAATCTTATTTTTTGGATTGCTCCAAAAAGGGGTATCTTATCTTGAGGCGAGTTTCCCACTTAGATGCTTTCAGCGGTTATCTCTTACGAGCGTGGCTACCCAGCTTGCTTATGGTAAACAACTGGAACACCAGAGGCTCACTCATTCCGGTCCTCTCGTACTAGGAACAACTCCTCTCAAATACCCTACGCCCACGACGGATAAGGACCGAACTGTCTTGCGACGTTCTGAACCCAGATCACGTACCGCTTTAACTGGCGAACAGCCAGACCCTTGGGACCTTCTCCAGCCCCAGGATGCGATGATCCGACATCGAGGTGCCAAACCTCCTCGTCGATATGGACTCTCAGAGGAGATCAGCCTGTTATCCCCGGCGTACCTTTTATCCATTTAGCAATAGCCCTTCCATTCGGAACTACTGGATCACTAACTCCTGCTTTCGCACCTGCTCGACGTGTATGTCTCGCAGTCAAGCTCCTTTATGCGTTTACGCTCTACCGACGATTTCTATTCGTCTTGAAGGAACCTTTGAATGCCTCCGTTACATTTTGGGAGGCGACCACCCCAGTCAAACTGCCCACCAGACACGGTTCTTCGCCCGGCTTACGGGAATTCGAAGTTAGATCTTCAAACAGACAAGGGCGGTATTTCAAGGTTGGCTCCATGCAAGCTAGCGCTCACACTTCAAAGCCTCCCGCCTATCCTACACATATCGATCCAAAAATCAATGTCAAGTTACAGTAAAGGTGCACGGGGTCTTTCCGTCCAGTCGCGGGAAACCGGCATTTTCACCGGTACTACAAATTCACTGAGTGTATCATTAAGACAGCGCCCAACTCGTTACGCCATTCATGCAGGTCGGAACTTACCCGACAAGGGACTTCGCTACCTTAGGACCGTTATAGTTACGGCCGCCGTTTACCGGGGCTTCAATTCAATGCTTCATCTTGCGATTGACATCTCCTATTAACCTTCCGGCACTGGGCAGGCGTCAGACTCTATACATCCTCTTACGAGTTCGCAGAGCCCTGTGTTTTTGTTAAACAGTCGGTTGGGCCTCTTTGTTGAAACCTAAAAATGCTTTCCAGATATAATCTAGTAACATTATAGGCACCTCTTCTCCCGAAGTTACGAGGCTAATTTGCCGAGTTCCTTAATGATAATTATCTCAACGCCTGAGCATTTTCAGCCCGTCTACCTGTGTCGGTTTGCGGTACGATCACTTATACAACTCGCTAGAGGTTTTTCTAGTCAGTGTGGGATCAGTCAAACACGTCTCGCTACTAGAGCTCAACATGCCCATCATACTTCAAGGATAGCAATTTCGCGGATTTGCCTACGAAATTCCTCTTTGTACTTAGATTGGCAAACCATGAGCCAAAATAACCTACCCTACTGCGTCACCCCATCACTCAATCGCTGATAAGTGGTACAGGAATATTTTACCTGTTTTCCATCACCTACTCCAATTGGCCTCGGCTTAGGGATCGACTAACCCTGAGCGGATGAACCGATCTCACGGAAACCTTAGACTTACGGCGAATAGGAATCTCACCTATTTTTTCGTTACTTATACCAACATATTCACTTCTCTAGCCCATCACCTGTCTTTACAGTCAAGCTCGTATCTGCTAGAGAACGCTCCCCTACCCCTGCGTTAAATAAATTTAACACAAGCCATAGCTTCGGTAATTTGTTTGAGCCCCGCTCGTTTTTAAGCGCAAAAACACTTGACCAGTGAGCTATTACGCTTTCTTTAAAGGATGGCTGCTTCTAAGCCAACCTCCTGGCTGTCTGTGTATTTTCACTTCTTTTACCACTTAACAAATATTTAGGGACCTTAGCTGATGGTCTGGGCTGTTTCCCTCTCGACTATGAGGCTTATCCCCCACAGTCTGCCTCCTGTTTTCTAGCGTTGCGGCATTCAGAGTTAGTAAAAGTCCGGTAAGCTTGCGCCCCCAAAACTTAAACTGTGCTTTACCTCCACAACGGATCCAACAAGGCTATACCTAAATATATTTCGGGGAGAACCAGCTATTTCCCAGTTTGATTAGCCTTTCACTCCTATCCACACCTCATCCGAGCAGTTTTCAACCTACACCGGTTCGGACCTCCATCTCATTTAACTGAGACTTCATCCTGGACATGGATAGCTCACTAGGTTTCGGGTCTATCACATGCTACTTAACGCCCTATTCAGACTTGCTTTCGCTACGGCTCCGTTCTTTCTAAACTTAACCTTGCAACATACGATAACTCGTTGGCTCATTATGCAAAAGGTACGTGGTTGCGCGTACGTATACATCGCTTCCACCGCTTGTAGACAATTGGTTTCAGTTTCTATTTCACTCCCCTCTCGGGGTTCTTTTCACCTTTCCCTCACGGTACTTGTTCACTATCGGTCATCAAGTAATATTTAGCCTTACCCGATGGTCTGGGCAGATTCCCGCAGAATTTCACGTGCTCTACGGTACTCGGGAGAATAGATACTTATTATATTTAACTTTTCGCTTACAAGACTGTCACTTTCTATGGTTGCCCTTTCCAGAACAATTCGGCTAAATTAAATATTACATAAGCTAAAGATTGCGCTCTTTAATCATCTAAATCCCACTACCCCTATAACACAACGCACGCAGGCTATCACATGTTATAGGTTTAGGCTGTTTCCCTTTCGCTCACCACTACTGAGGAAATCACGTTGTTTTCTCTTCCTAACGCTACTTAGATGTTTCAGTTCACGTCGTTCGCTTCTTTACCCTATGTGTTCAGATAAAGATACCTTAGGTCAACTAAGGTGGGTTTCCCCATTCGGAAATCTCCGGATCGTAGCTTTATTGACAGCTCCCCGAAGCTTATGGCAGCCTTACGCCTCCTTCATCGCTTCTTGATACCAAGGCATCCACCAAAAGCCCTTTTCAATTAATCACAAACTTTACTAACTTATATTGAGATAAACTCAGTTATTTGTAGAATTAAATTTACATTACATATATTTCAAAGAACACAAAATTTTTATAAACATCGAAAAAAATTCAACATACCTTTTTTGGTGGAGATGATCGGATTCGAACCGATGACCTCCTGCGTGCAAGGCAGGCGCTCTACCAACTGAGCTACATCCCCCTAAGATTACAAATCTTGCTAAAACAAGATGGGAGGCTAGGCTATGGTGGGCCTAAGTCGACTTGAACGACTGACCTCCCCGTTATCAGCGGGGTGCTCTAACCACCTGAGCTATAGGCCCGGTATGTCTGTATATTAAAAGCCTATGATTTTGCAATCATAAAACACACCTTAAAAACTTTAAATTTTAAGATATTAAAGAATCTCCCTCGAAAGGAGGTGATCCAGCCGCAGGTTCTCCTACAGCTACCTTGTTACGACTTCACCCCAATCACTCTCCATACCTTCAGCACTCGCCTCCCTTGCGGGTTAGCTAAAATGATTTCGGGTACAAACAGCTTTCGTGGTGTGACGGGCGGTGTGTACAAGGTCCGAGAACGTATTCACCGCGTCGTTCTGATACGCGATTACTAGCGATTTCAACTTCATGAGGTCGGGTTGCAGACCTCAATCCGAACTTAGATTGGTTTTTTGAGATTGGCTCACTTTTACAAGCTTGCAACTCTTTGTACCAACCATTGTAACACGTGTGTCGCCCTAGGCATAAGGACCATGCGGACTTGACGTCATTCCCGCCTTCCTCCTGGTTTCCCAGGCAGTCCCATTAGAGTGCCTTCTTACGAAGTAGCAACTAACGGCAGGAGTTGCGCTCGTTAAAGGACTTAACCCAACATCTCACGACACGAGCTGACGACAGCCATGCAGCACCTGTGTAATTGTTCGAAGTTACCCTCGAAAAGCTCTATCTCTAGAGCGGTCAAATACATGTCAAGCCTAGGTAAGGTTCCTCGCGTAGTGTCGAATTAAACCACATGTTCCACCGCTTGTGCGGACCCCCGTCAATTTCTTTAAGTTTTAATCTTGCGACCGTACTCCCCAGGCGGATCACTTATCGCGTTAGCTACGACACTAATCTTGCAATGCAAGAACAACGTCTAGTGATCATCGTTTACGGCGTGGACTACCAGGGTATCTAATCCTGTTTGCTCCCCACGCTTTCGTGCCTCAGTGTCAGGAATAGACCAAGAAGCTGCCTTCGCCATCGGTGTTCCTCTCGAGATCTACGCATTTTACCGCTACTCCGAGAATTCCACTTCTCTCTTCTATCCTCTAGCGTACCAGTATCTACCACTGACTCCCGGTTAGGCCGAGAAATTTAATGATTGACTTAATACACCACCTACACACCCTTTACGCCCAATAAATCCGAATAACGCTCGCACCCTTCGTATTACCGCGGCTGCTGGCACGAAGTTAGCCGGTGCTTTCTCTAATGGTACCGTCATTATACAGCTGTATTAAAGCTGCGTTTTTCTTCCCACTTAACAGAAGTTTACAATCCGAAGACCTTCATCCTCCACGCGGCGTCGCTGCGTCAGGCTTTCGCCCATTGCGCAAGATTCCTCACTGCTGCCTCCCGTAGGAGTCTGGACCGTGTCTAAGTTCCAGTGTGGCCGTACACCCTCTCAGGCCGGCTAACCATCATCGCCTTGGTAGGCCTTTACCCCACCAACTAGCTAATAGTACGCAGGCTCGTCTTTTAGCGACAGCAAAGAGGCCATCTTTCTCCCCGAAGGGACTTATGCAGTATTAATCTCGATTTCTCGAGGGTATTCTTCACTAAAAGGTAGATTCCCACGCGTTACTCACCCGTTCGCCGCTTTACTCAGCCCGAAAGCCTTTCTCGCTCGACTTGCATGTGTTAGGCACGCCGCCAGCGTTTATTCTGAGCCAGAATCAAACTCTCCATCACAAAAATTGTAATTGGATATGATCGCAAAATCATAGGCTAAATTTTTAGAAATTTTTTTCGAATATTTCAAAGAAAATTTTTTATCAATCAAGGCGGTTTGCCTTGCTACTGCTTCCTTTTGAAGACTCAAATAATTCTACCAGTTTATTATTGAATGTCAACGTTTTTTATTAAATTGTTTTCAAGCTGTTTTTCGATACAAAATTCAAAAAACACAATAAAAAACCGGTGCGTTTTATTCGAGAAAGATTTCAATGAATTCGACCGCGTTTGCTTGTTTTTGAGTGCTACTTGCTGTCGAGTTCAGGGATAATTATACCTATATGAGGTGCAATGTCAACATTTATTATAAAAATAATATAAAAAGTTTTAAAAAGCATAAATAGGGTACATAAATATATCTTATTGACCGGTATTTTATGATATTCTTAAAGAAAAACAACCCTTCTATATGTAAGATGTATATATGTTATATGATGAACTAAAAGAAAAACTTAAATCAATCGAATCCGACATAACAACGATTACCGCTTTTTGGAATAACTCTCACAATGAAGAGGAGTTCGAAAGACTTGAATCAGAAAGCTTACAAGAAAATTTTTGGCAAAACCCTCATCAGGCAACTATCTTAAAAAGATTACAAGCTCTACGCGCGCAACGCGATCAATATAGAGAAATTATAACAACAGAAAAAGAGCTCGCCGAGCTCATAGTTCTTTTTGAACACGATGAAGTCGAATTAGAGAAATTAAAAACAGAAGTTTTTGCATACATTAAGATGGTCAATCGATTTAAAATATTATTACTACTACATGAAGAGCAAGATAGCGCTAATTGCTTTTTAAACATTAATGCCGGAGCAGGCGGAACAGAGTCTCAAGACTGGTCAGAAATACTCTTAAGAATGTATGTAAGATTTTGCGAACGAGAAAAACTTACCGCAACACTTATAGATTACCAACCAGGGGAAGGCGCCGGTATAAAATCAGGAACTTTATTCATTAAAGGAAAAAATGCATACGGTCTTCTTAAAGGAGAACAGGGCATCCATAGGCTTGTTCGAATTTCGCCCTTCGATGCCAACAAGCGCCGTCACACTTCGTTTGCTGGAGTTTTCATAACTCCTGAAGCTGATCATGTTGAAATAACAATAGATCCAAAAGATTTACGTGTTGACACCTACCGAGCAGGAGGCGCCGGCGGACAACACGTTAATAAAACCGATTCAGCCGTTCGCATAACACACTTCCCCAGTGGAATTGTCGTGCAATGTCAAAATGAACGATCACAAACTCAAAATAAAGAAACTGCTATGAAAATGCTCATGGCCAAACTTGTACAAAAAGAAAAAGATGAACAACAAACAAAATTATCATCTATAGAGAAGAAAAAAATCGAATGGGGATCTCAAATAAGATCCTATGTATTGCATCCCTATAAATTAGTTAAGGATCATAGAACCGAGTTGGAATCGGGACAGCCAGAAGTAGTACTTGATGGCGACCTTATGGATTTTATTGAAGCTTATTTGATCTGGTATAGCAAAAAATAATTACCTATAAATATCGTACTATTGATATTAAAGAGCCGCTTATAGTATTATTAATAATAGGAATATAATAATACTATAAAATAGCGAGCGGCTATGAAAAACTCTTTTTACTGTACAATTGTTTTAACAATAGTTGGATCATCAGTATTTATATCAAATAATGCTATGGAATCAGCAACTTATGAAAAACTAAAAAACAGAGTTGCCGCCCTTA harbors:
- the prfB gene encoding peptide chain release factor 2, with protein sequence MLYDELKEKLKSIESDITTITAFWNNSHNEEEFERLESESLQENFWQNPHQATILKRLQALRAQRDQYREIITTEKELAELIVLFEHDEVELEKLKTEVFAYIKMVNRFKILLLLHEEQDSANCFLNINAGAGGTESQDWSEILLRMYVRFCEREKLTATLIDYQPGEGAGIKSGTLFIKGKNAYGLLKGEQGIHRLVRISPFDANKRRHTSFAGVFITPEADHVEITIDPKDLRVDTYRAGGAGGQHVNKTDSAVRITHFPSGIVVQCQNERSQTQNKETAMKMLMAKLVQKEKDEQQTKLSSIEKKKIEWGSQIRSYVLHPYKLVKDHRTELESGQPEVVLDGDLMDFIEAYLIWYSKK